GCGCTCCAGCGAAGACGACGACACCACCCCCCCACCGCTGCCCACGACGGACGACTCGCCGCCTACACCCGTCGCGGATGAGGACGGTTCGACCGCCTCCGACGAGTCTATACCCGTCGATGAACGAGATGATGAGCCTTACAGGTAAGCGGACATTATGGTGGACCGCAACGGAAAAATCCGCTAAATTGCTTCTATACTCAACACCCTGAGAGTGCAATATAAGAATCCACTCAGAATGTTGTTGGGGCTGTCGTACTAGTGGGATGTTCACGGAGGCCAGGACTGATGGCTTTCATGCCATTATCCGTAAGAAGATGGCCTGACTCGTACAGCGCCTTCATAGCAGTCACAACAGCATTCTGGGTGCAATTAGAGATAAGATAGGCTACCCAATAACTAAACATTGGGTAGCTGTAGCCACGGGGTGTCTACAGCTGTCACGGTagactattttatatatttatgtagaACTAAATAGGCAGAACAATAATCATTTAATAaagtgtggttacatcacagcgGCGATGTAGAGCCGGACCTGCAAGACGACCCCCCGCACGATGACACGCCGCTAGTGGAGCCCGCAGTGCAGCCCGCGTGCGCGCCCGCCACGCCGCCGCCCGACGGCAGCGCGCGGCCGCTGCGTGCGCGGCGCGACGTCGgcgacgcgccgcgccgcgcggaGCGCGTGCGGAACGACTCGGAGCGACGCAGTGTGCCGGGGAGACATCACGTGCGGAAGGTTTGTTGTCTCCTCTATTTGGGTGGACTGGCATtttatccgtccgtccgtctgtcaaagccttataacttctgaattaatGAACATAATTATTGGTCCATTTGCTTGGACTTGTAGGGAGGGAGGTGCTCATAGAAGCTAATGGACCAATTTTTTTCGAATGATTAAATGACAATCGTAACAGAACCGATAAAcatctacctaccaaataacTACCAAGCTATCCCTTCTGGTGCATAGTcaggtaaaaaaaataaagaaattcttTTTGTATTTATCAGGAGCGAGCTACAAAGCGTCGAGCTGAACGCGTACCACCCACACCGCcgcctcgctcgcccgcaccccTCACCACACCAATCACTAATGAGACACCGGAATCCCGCGGTGCTGTACGCTGGGGAACCCCCTGGAGCTCCGTCGTGGCCGCTCGTGGCGCCCCCGGACCCGCCTTGGCCCCTATCGGGTCAGACGTGCGACGCCGCGAGCCGGAGCGTGCGCCCGACAACTCGTTGTTCTACTTCAACGGGACGGCGGCAGACACCGCGCGCGCGGAGGACTTCACGTGGCGCCCCGCCGCCGTGCCCGCCGAGCGACAGGCCTTCGTCACTCCCGCACGGGACTACCTCGGTTAGTTGATGTTCTATACTACTTtagcatgatcaacccatgaccggctcattacagagcacaggtctgttctcaaatgagaagggttttggcgatagtctaccacgcgccagtacggattggcagacttcacacacctttgagaacattttttttttttttttttttttagacaaaaaaagcgaataattcacaccacacttccagaccaaagcactagacaaaaagccgcgactggtgttggcagtttgcagcccaaatagaccgtagtctgtgctagggctgacaaagttcatcgacctcattcatactatattatgttatattatatactatactatatttatactatactatatatatattcatacattactaaaactatattttatttggtgcaacagtaatgcatacggagtttagatatataatttaaatacacattttaatttaaacattatggagaccttTCGGGCATgcattcctcacgatgttttccttcaccgttaaagcaagtaatattttaattacttcaaacgcatataaatccgaaaagttagaggtgcgtgcccgggatccaaTCCAACCACCACCTTATaaattggaattttataaacattgaaaattattttgatgaAGTTGTTTATTGTCTATTGTCTAAAACAGCTGGTATATTGTGACGGgcaactacggaaccctacactacgcgtagcccgactcgcacttgaccagtttttattcTTGCTGTTGCAGAGGAGGCGCGTTCGCTGGGCGCCACCACAGCCCCATACGGAACCGCGCCGTCATCAGTGTGGGGCGCATGGGGCGCGTGGCCGACGGCACCGGTGCGCCCCCCGCCCGGCTTCACGGcccccgcgcccgccgcgccgccgccggaGCCGCGCACCTACGACCCCTTCCGCTCGCTCGCCTCCATCTGGGCCCCCGCGCCCAACGACTGGCGCGCCGCTCCCGCGCCCAACAACGACGACCACCGCGACTAGACAACTCCGCTGACTCCAATATGACATAACCAAGGATGCGTATCCAACATCAATAAAACCGCTTCATTTTCATTGCTTAGCTCAACGCTGGCTGAGGTCTACAGAGTACGTTGACTTTTTTCAGACTTCAAGAATTAAAAagagacataaatctgtctcgttttaagcctgagcaaaatcaaagtacaCTCTGTAAATCTCAGCCTAGTTCAAATCTACGacttttatactttttatgACTACAGTGTAAAAGTTttgttattttacagaaaaaaaaaccaggCAAGCGAAAAGAGTATCACTGGGAATagtgtattaattttatttttacttgaagtATTGGTTGTCTTGGGGATGCctgatttacataatattatgtagatcatTATCTAAGTATGTAATTATGTGCATTCGTTCAGAAGTTATGAAGCTCTGGCTGACAGATGGACAATCAATGCACATTATCAAGGTACATTTGTTTTACGCTTCAATACCACAAACAGACAAAGCAGTCAAACTTTACACCTCTCTTTTTGTTTTAAGAGTTTAAATTAGGGTTGAATAAGCTATGAAAATGAAGGCTAACACACATTTTATATTGCTGGGTCTTGCAAAACTTTAATCTCGACTTAGGGTGAGATTGAGCAcactgactttgctcagacttaagattgagttaaatcgagacagatttatgtgagagattatTCTGTATCCACTTCAAAATTAACAAGTGTTAATTATTAAGATCCAATAGTGCAAAATGTGTGACCAACTTTGTTGATGTGTGACCAGTATTAGAGCTGTGGGTGCTGATCTTCTATTGATATGCTATCCTCTATAATGTACCTTCAGTTACCAATTAATTATTGCTATCAAAGTCATGTAATTTGCAGTTACAAACAGTATAAGTATATGAACAAAAGAAAACATCAAAATTAAACAGTACTAGTAtatgaacaaaaaataaaattaaatgtaactAAACAGGTTTCATAATTTTGTAACTTTTGCATCAACGTCATGCTACATTCGAATAGCTCCAAATTGCCCACTTCTCAGAGTGACCTACTTTTCTGTACTTACTTTGGAATAGctaatattggggccgattctcttgtacacaatctctaaactaaactaaattaacaggtctaaatcaagtgctatccttttctgcaagcaacattatggaAGGGAttgcaatagatttagacatgtcatttaatttagtttagagattgtgtacaatggaattagccacatttgtACACCTAAATCAAAACTGTTTTGACACAAAAACACTTTCAGAAATTAAGGAAAACTGATTTttgatacttaataataattaatctagaGTGGAAGaaatgttgtgccgaccccacgtagcgtgggataaggtaaggaaaaaGATAGTCAATCTACagacttaaaaaaaactggtcaagtgcgagttggactcgcacacgaagggttccgtactatcgtacaagatattttaaaatttttatgtgcaacactgcaagataaATGGCGACAACGCCATGATttgataaatcaaaattaatttatcaaattacCAAAGTGTGTGAAATGatgccttataggatcactttgttgagcaataattacaaaaacagaacagtattttagaagttattgtGGTTTTGAATGTGTAATTCATGGTTAATACACTCTACCGTACACAAATCAAGAACCAGAAAATGAGATTATCTCAAAGTGGGAGAttttgagttgaaacagttttaaTTTAGGAGTGAAAGCTTGCTGTATGTGACGAAGCCGCGGCGGCGCGCTAGTCAACATTCCTCGCCGCCGCGACTCCTCTTCCCTTGTCTTCGATCCATCCAACATGGATACTCTATGGTTAAGATTGTACTTTTTTGTAACACTAACaagtgaatttttgaaaatcggtcaGAACAACCGTATTCAAGTCTACTTTGTTGTATGAGATCTGAAGTAAAATAATGAACAACTGAAAATGtcttttattttcatatttatcaCTTTTAATCACATTTTAGTCAAGTATTTACAAAGTGTATATTGATTTATGCTTTgttactaaggctgagatctatagagcatttttttactttagacttaagtttcagttaaaactagacagatGTATGCCAGTGATATAGcactgtctcattttaacagtcttaagtctgagcaaagtcaaagtgcgctctctAGATCTCAACCTAAGCCAGTGCAGATCTCAATTTTATGAGAAatcacaatatttttataatattttacaatgCAGTGATTTGTATTTTAATCACTATTATGTCACAAAAAGTATAAACATTTTCACAAATTATGAAGTGGAAGTTCCATTGTTCATCTCAATAATTATGTCAAAGTTTTTGAAGAACACAAGTAGAGGTATTTCAAATACACGTCATGTAAAATGAATGAACTGTATAATTTCACTTTGTTCTATCTGCTTCTCTTGAGGAATATCAAAGATCAACCATTTACAGAGCAAATAAAGCTCACAAATACCAGTTCAATATCTGTATTTGGTAGAGTAGTCTTTGGGAGACACCACCAGGCCCCTGCCCTTGCGAGCGCCTCGGTACACCGTCTCGATGATGTCGATCATCTCCTGCTTGTCCTCAAGTGGCCAGTTGATCTTGTTGTTGTTGCCTGTGCCCAGATCTATCATTATGTGCTTGTTACGGAAGAAGAACATCACGGTGCATGGGTCGTACAGTTCATACCTGCAACAGTAAGTTATAAATGCTAAGAGAGGAACAGGTTGTAAGCTAAGCAGAGGTAAATATCGAGAGCACCCTAGGTAAGGACCTTATAGGTGCCCCTataacagccatattaaaaacataactaACTAATTTCAAAGAAAtgaggaatcgtctcattgcatagctggtagaTGAAGAACATCATGTCATGACACTTAACAGGCAGTTAAAACTTGCACATTTCAAGATAATCCTGCACAGAACCATAGTGTTGTGGgtgagttttataatatctgctCAAGAGATGCAATGCTTTTGCCCAGCTGTGGGCTGTTACTTTATTCTGATAATATGTAGAGTGGAAAGTAGAAATcttacattttattaaaatcaggaACTTCTGTAATGTCCACCAAGTAGATGACTGCAAAGTTCTTCACTTTTTCAGCAATACTGTACAACACTTCATCCATCTTCATGCAGGTTGGGTCCCAATCGTGGCCAAATCTTATAACCTGCAAGAGATTATAGCACTCAACTTACATTGAAAGGGAATGCaagcgaatttctaaaaatattacatagcatATTGACTTCTATCTCCACCAGGTAAAACATAAATTTCTACCGAGAAAGAAAATTCTCGTGAAGTCGCGGAAATTCCCGCGCATTCCGGCGACTTTTTCATTTGGGCAAGAAATTCGTAATACGTACCACAACTCTATCCTCTTCGGATAATATGGCTTGGTCCACTTGCCACCCATTGTGTAAATGCCCCAACATGTAACTCATTTTGATTTTATGTAATAACGACTTGGTTCGAATCTAGAAAAACTGAGCTTAAATGCACCAAAAGATTAAGTTTTCCAAAAGAGATTCAGATTTACCGAAGATTCcaaagtttatttttgttagGATCAGTTCATAACCTAAAAATTctgatttgtaaaaaaatattgaaagacAGCTGTCAAAGTAGTGTTTTCACTTACGATTTTGGTTTTACCCTAGTTTCTGTAGGATTTCgccctaataataataataataataatgttatttatttcaagcaaattgtacccatattattacagataAACTAAACTTATaccgatttttttgttttgaattttgaaatacGATTTAGGCTGCATGTAAAAACAACATAATTTCatggttttaaatataattttgtaacaaAGAAGGTGTTTGGTCATAATTTTCTTCcattttcaaattataataaCTCTGTCCAGCtttattagttattagttaGTAATTAATAGGTGGGTAAGTACCTAGCATATTTAGCTAgttatagtagtagtagtggtGGTAGTAGGAATTATTATACACTTATAAAAATACTCTTATTATTCCACGATGCAGAGTAAAAACTAAAGAGCTTCCGACACGGTCAAGCAGCTTGAattcaagcacgtagatttgtttaGCTGCTTGATGCGCCCATCAAGCAGCAAGACGCACTTTTCTCATATTTTCGTACGTTAACGTCGTACTTACCAAAGTgatttttattatcaaaatacAACGATGATTTTATCTTCCACAGTTTTGGAGCGTCGCGGTAGACTGAAATGAGTACCTATAATAATGAAAACTTTTTTCTGCTCCATTGTTAGCTACTATATTATTTTCGCTGTTGTCGCATAAGAAAGCGTCATCGTCTGCCATGTCTGACAGTTGACGTACGAATGAGCTTGATCAAGTTGACGCGAACGTCGTGTcaagcaaaaaaatataaaatcgcatcatcacgcgtcaagcacgtaaTTAAATAC
This portion of the Maniola hyperantus chromosome 22, iAphHyp1.2, whole genome shotgun sequence genome encodes:
- the Dim1 gene encoding thioredoxin-like protein 4A, with protein sequence MSYMLGHLHNGWQVDQAILSEEDRVVVIRFGHDWDPTCMKMDEVLYSIAEKVKNFAVIYLVDITEVPDFNKMYELYDPCTVMFFFRNKHIMIDLGTGNNNKINWPLEDKQEMIDIIETVYRGARKGRGLVVSPKDYSTKYRY